A window of the Scleropages formosus chromosome 21, fSclFor1.1, whole genome shotgun sequence genome harbors these coding sequences:
- the LOC108918704 gene encoding fez family zinc finger protein 1-like: MDGVPVRFHAALGDNMVATTKPLAFSIERIMARTPEPRSIIPGPNAFHAPASKAEPKHALHALHAHPASLHCVIPFVPLACEPGDRVSLAGPEPNPFDASSYSSAELTDSNADFKGAHAGASPSPSPCVGHYKLFRPRVINHSSFQAMGTVCYLNCGESACPPPAGILNIHPMAASYLLSPLHARQKAFLSERNKAAPGEDRYPCGVSFKELSHTHLQHYVKEKLFKNSSKVTCVSPGNKPKVFTCEVCGKVFNAHYNLTRHMPVHTGARPFVCKVCGKGFRQASTLCRHKIIHTQEKPHKCNQCGKAFNRSSTLNTHTRIHAGYKPFVCEFCGKGFHQKGNYKNHKLTHSGEKQFKCSVCNKAFHQVYNLTFHMHTHNDKKPFTCPTCGKGFCRNFDLKKHIRKLHDVSPGRRSPQGVSALGAKGEPAERP, encoded by the exons ATGGACGGAGTGCCAGTGCGCTTCCACGCAGCGCTCGGGGACAACATGGTGGCCACGACGAAGCCGCTCGCCTTCTCCATCGAAAGGATTATGGCCCGGACGCCGGAGCCCAGGTCCATCATCCCGGGTCCGAACGCGTTCCACGCTCCCGCGAGCAAAGCGGAGCCGAAGCACGCGCTGCACGCGCTGCACGCGCACCCCGCCTCGCTCCACTGCGTGATTCCCTTCGTGCCGCTGGCGTGCGAGCCGGGCGACAGAGTGAGCCTCGCGGGACCCGAACCGAACCCCTTCGACGCGTCTTCTTACAGCTCAGCCGAGCTCACGGACAGCAATGCGGACTTCAAAGGCGCACACGCGGGCGCGAGCCCGAGCCCGAGCCCGTGCGTGGGCCACTACAAACTTTTCCGTCCGCGGGTCATAAACCACTCTTCTTTCCAGGCCATGGGCACCGTGTGCTACCTCAACTGCGGGGAAAGTGCGTGTCCTCCGCCGGCGGGTATCCTCAACATCCACCCCATGGCCGCGTCGTACCTGCTGAGCCCACTCCACGCGCGACAGAAGGCCTTCCTGTCGGAGAGGAACAAGGCGGCCCCGGGCGAGGACAGGTACCCGTGCGGAGTCTCTTTCAAAGAGCTGTCCCACACTCACCTGCAGCACTACGTGAAGGAGAAGCTCTTCAAGAACTCCTCCAAGGTGACCTGCGTGTCTCCAGGCAACAAGCCCAAAGTGTTCACGTGCGAAGTTTGCGGGAAG GTTTTTAATGCCCATTATAATTTAACCCGTCACATGCCGGTGCACACGGGCGCGAGACCGTTCGTGTGTAAAGTTTGCGGGAAAGGATTCCGGCAGGCGAGCACACTGTGTCGGCACAAAATCATCCACACACAG gaaaaaccTCACAAATGCAACCAGTGCGGAAAGGCGTTTAACCGGAGCTCCACTCTGAACACTCACACGCGGATCCACGCGGGATACAAACCCTTCGTGTGCGAATTCTGCGGGAAGGGATTTCACCAGAAAG GTAACTACAAGAACCACAAGCTGACGCACAGCGGGGAGAAGCAGTTCAAGTGCAGCGTGTGTAACAAGGCCTTCCACCAGGTGTACAACCTCACCTtccacatgcacacgcacaacGACAAGAAGCCCTTCACGTGCCCCACGTGCGGCAAGGGCTTCTGCCGGAACTTCGACCTGAAGAAGCACATCAGGAAGCTGCACGACGTTTCCCCGGGGCGCCGGTCCCCGCAGGGCGTGAGCGCGCTCGGTGCCAAAGGGGAGCCGGCGGAGAGACCGTGA